aatatattaaaaaatcattatttataaaaaaattattattagttgttTCATTGTACTTtagtttttattgtatttttaactaatttaatgttaaaacacattattttatttaaatgaatatggataaataaatttttaattaatttaaatttaaagataaataagTCTCTGACtattttatattaacatttAACGCCCAACTTAACATGCTAATATAAAGCATCAATAACTTTCGTTAACATAATAGTGATACTGACAAAAAAGTCGTATTGTGGTGccatttgaaaaaagaaaaaagtcaaATTAATACTTTACTCTATTACTATTACTtccattatttaaaataattaatattaattaatattatgacGAGGACCGCCACCACAATAGGACTATGTCGgtcataagaaaaaaataaaacaagatattaagaacaaaatatataaaataaaaataaaaaactaatatttttatattttattttataataaattaaataaaaatataaattataaaaatttaattaatttttattatttttatataaaaaattaatagaaataataaaaaaataagaaataaattatatttttattaatatattttatttttttatgaaaaaacataaaatatattaatttaatatctatataatatctgtatttatattttatttattaaatataattttataattttatattcctATGTCAGTATCCTTGTAATTAAGCATCCATGTTAGTGTTGGACATTGTATAATTTTGATTCTTTAGTCGGAAAATGCCTACCCGTAGCACTCCACTCTGATCTGTCCATCGTTCGCGGAAGCATCTACATTTTGTCTTGCTTGTACTAGTTGCAACTTGCAAGGAGGTTTCGTCCCTCACTTTCTTGTACTTATTAAGTTTTTATGGAAGAGTTTAATAAtaagattattattaataaaaatgttaaacttttatttgataaataCACGATAAATGAAGAATATAGTTTCTTGGTAAGAAAAGCATGCAGTAACAAAGAAGATGCATATTCAAACCATATTTATAGTAATTtgtcaataaattataactaaaataacataattttttcataCTCACTTAAAAATCGTAAATTTAAGTCTCACtcctaattttagaaaaaaaaaacaccaaatataaaaaaaaggggaaaaaaatatACACATGCTCAAAATAAGTTAGATTAGATACGATGATGTAGCAATGTAAAAAGTGATGCGTGATTCTGTGATTCTGTCCTAAATCTTATTTGAGAACCTTGAAatctaatattaattattttttacgaAAAATGCATGGATTAGTTTGCTTAAGTAGCAATATTACACAATAACTGTACCACcccacccaaaaaaaaaaaaaacctaaaagaaTTTCCCAACCAAGAGATGTGAATTTCTAAAtaagcaataaaaaaatatttaattaaataaagaaaaaaacgaTGGCTGCTGATGAGTGGTGGCGGCAACGGTTTGTGGACATTGTGGTCTTCTgctaatatatataaaacaaagtgcaattcacttttttctttttctgcatAGCAAAAAACCAAAAAGTACAAAAACCATTGAAAAACAAAACTTAGAGGTTGTCCTTCATTTTTCTTCGTCTTCTTTGTTCCAAGTTCCAGCATGGTTAACGCAGATTCTCTCACCTCTTCCCTCAATTGTGTCGACCTCTCCAACCCTGACATAAACCAATCCGTTAATTCGCTCAAACAGGTTTGGTTCTTCCTCCATGATCATCAaggttctattttcttttatttcaatCCCTTTAACCATTTTGTTTATTCATAATAGGCATGCTTGGATTCTGGTTTCTTCTACGTTGTGAATCATGGAATAAGCCAGGAATTCATGGACGAGGTTTTTGCAGAGAGCAAGAAATTCTTCTCTCTTCCACATaaggagaagatgaagctcCTCAGGAATGAGAAGCATAGGGGGTATACTCCTGTTCTTGATGAACTACTTGATCCTGAAAACCAAGTTCAtggtatataattatatatgccTCTGTGTTGCATGTTTGGCTCTTGTTCTTCAACTATGTTTTGTTAGTattattgttgttcttgttTGTGTTGAAGCTTGATATGCTTTGTTTTATGTTCCTGGTGGATTAAGTAGGAGATTACAAAGAGGGATATTATATTGGAGTTGAAGTAGCTGAAGATGATCCAAAATCACATAAACCTTTCTATGGACCAAATCGATGGCCTTCGTCAGGTAAAAATCAGTAGCTGAAAATGTTATTATGCTAATAAAGTAAAATCTTTTTGTCAATTTCCATTCCAGTAAAGAGAAAACAACAGAAATGAAAATAGGAAACAAAAACAGAAACCAAATAGACTAAAACCCAGCAAAAGTGTCCATTTCATTGGCTTTTATATGctgctttttttaaaaaaaaattatttttgatgtCATGCAGGTATTCTGCCTAAATGGAGGGAGACTATGGAAAAATACCATGAACAAGCATTGTAAGTTTCAATTGAAGTTATGCAGTTATACTAAGAATTTATACcgctttcttttgtttatttgtgcTGCATATGGAGCTACCTAAATGTTACATTGTTACAAACTTTTCTGTAATTTTGCGGTGAAACATGAGACTTTTATGTGGAATATATGTTTGCCTTATAAGTTATAACAAAAAGTGCCTTCTTCTATTAACTTCTTCATCTTTTGCTCCAATTTATGTTGTTGGGGGAATGCAGAGAAGTGGGAAAAAAAGTTGCAAGGATAATTGCCCTTGCTCTTGGTTTGGATGCCAATTTCTTTGATCAGCCGAAAATGCTCGGAGAGCCAATTGCAATTCTGCGTTTGCTGCACTATGAAGGTTTTGAATCATTACTATTCTGTCTTATACTCATGTTGCTTTTGTTTAATTACTCATGTTGCTGTGATCTTCCTTGTTCAATAAAGGTAGAATATCAGATCCCACAAAAGGATTATTTGGAGCTGGAGCTCATACTGATTATGGGTTAATTACACTATTGGCGACGGATGAGATCTCAGGTCTTCAAGTAAGTAGGCAACGGATGTTTCTTTTGATGTTTCATATATGTTTGGTACTTAATAATGAACTTCAATATTCTTTATTGCAGATATGTAAAGATAGGGATGCTAAGCCTCAGAAATGGGAGGATGTGCCGCCAATGAAGGGGTTAGTTTCTACACCCTTTTAGCTTTTACAGGTTTAGAACAAGAATGATCAGTGCATTATGAAACAATTCAACCAAAACAAAATAGTAATTATCTTCCAGAGCTAGTATATTTGTATAccttaaaattcattttgagcTGCATGTTATCAAACACAAAACATCATTGGCTGAAAAGGCATGAAGATTCCGCAGTGTGTTAAAACATGATGATTTTTTGCATGCCCTTCTCATGAActatttacattatttttctgcttgtttttgTTGCAGAGCATTCATAGTGAATATCGGTGACATGCTGGAGCGCTGGAGCAACTGTGTTTTCAAGTAAGAAACTTTAGCATTTTTGAACTCGATGCAATGCATATTAATTCTGCATGCAAACTTGTTTCATTCACCTTATTCACTTAAAACGATTGAAATTGCGTTTGCCGATGGTTGATCACTAGTATATACATAAGGGTACAAGAATTTTGAAACCTTATGTGACATCCTGTGTCTTCTATAGCTGCTAGAATGAAATTCACAAGCTTAAATTGAAGCAGAGATCACATGCTTAAGAACTTGATTAGTACTTTTTATGTGCACTTAAGGGACTTTAAACCACAACTAAgcaaataaagtgattttggcCTTGGTGTATCTTTGTAGTATGTcattttttagttgaattttcTACATCGTATATTCAACAAGTTGCTTTGCATTTTCTTGATCAGGTCTACACTGCACAGAGTTCTGGGAAATGGTAAAGAGAGATATTCTGTAAGCCTCAGCTCTTTGTTCTTGTtcaacttctttattttttcatttcctCTCATTTTTTAATGGCGACTATATAAATCGTTATGAATCATTTCCAATTTGCTTACGCCAATGTTGTTTTTGTTTACAGATTCCTTTCTTTTTGGAGCCTAGTCATGAATGTCTAGTGGAATGCTTGCCAACATGCAAATCTGCCACAAATCCTGCCAAGTGAGTGAAAAATGCCATTTAACTTGACACTAACATTGTTTTCTTAGAAACTAAGGATATGATCATATGaaccaaatgctacctaaataaatcataaatgtcATACATCCCTTcattcttttctctcttgttacAGGTTTCCTCCTATCCTATGCCAGGACTACCTGAGCCAACGATACAACGATACTCACGCCAATCTTACTATTTACAAGAAACAGAAAAATCTTCAATACTAAAATCCTTTGGATGTGTAAAAGCTAGGAGATTTTCCCCAAGAACATTACTACTCATGCAGAATTGGACATTGCTTAAAATCTTAAGTATCAAGTCTTTTGGAGGTGTGAATCCTAAAGAGAATGGAAATTGCTGTTTTGTTAACCTACAAGCATAGTGCATTAGCCACCTTATATGTATAGATTTAGTTTTTACATGGTAGGTAGTTGGTTTGATGTTTACTAAAGCTAAAGGGGAAAAAGAAACATATATATGAAATTAAcagttgtat
The Arachis duranensis cultivar V14167 chromosome 5, aradu.V14167.gnm2.J7QH, whole genome shotgun sequence genome window above contains:
- the LOC107490316 gene encoding 2-oxoglutarate-Fe(II) type oxidoreductase hxnY isoform X3 encodes the protein MRSIGVGDYKEGYYIGVEVAEDDPKSHKPFYGPNRWPSSGILPKWRETMEKYHEQALEVGKKVARIIALALGLDANFFDQPKMLGEPIAILRLLHYEGRISDPTKGLFGAGAHTDYGLITLLATDEISGLQICKDRDAKPQKWEDVPPMKGAFIVNIGDMLERWSNCVFKSTLHRVLGNGKERYSIPFFLEPSHECLVECLPTCKSATNPAKFPPILCQDYLSQRYNDTHANLTIYKKQKNLQY
- the LOC107490316 gene encoding 2-oxoglutarate-Fe(II) type oxidoreductase hxnY isoform X2, with protein sequence MVNADSLTSSLNCVDLSNPDINQSVNSLKQACLDSGFFYVVNHGISQEFMDEVFAESKKFFSLPHKEKMKLLRNEKHRGYTPVLDELLDPENQVHGDYKEGYYIGVEVAEDDPKSHKPFYGPNRWPSSGILPKWRETMEKYHEQALEVGKKVARIIALALGLDANFFDQPKMLGEPIAILRLLHYEGRISDPTKGLFGAGAHTDYGLITLLATDEISGLQICKDRDAKPQKWEDVPPMKGAFIVNIGDMLERWSNCVFKSTLHRVLGNGKERYSIPFFLEPSHECLVECLPTCKSATNPAKFPPILCQDYLSQRYNDTHANLTIYKKQKNLQY
- the LOC107490316 gene encoding 2-oxoglutarate-Fe(II) type oxidoreductase hxnY isoform X4, yielding MRSIGGDYKEGYYIGVEVAEDDPKSHKPFYGPNRWPSSGILPKWRETMEKYHEQALEVGKKVARIIALALGLDANFFDQPKMLGEPIAILRLLHYEGRISDPTKGLFGAGAHTDYGLITLLATDEISGLQICKDRDAKPQKWEDVPPMKGAFIVNIGDMLERWSNCVFKSTLHRVLGNGKERYSIPFFLEPSHECLVECLPTCKSATNPAKFPPILCQDYLSQRYNDTHANLTIYKKQKNLQY
- the LOC107490316 gene encoding 2-oxoglutarate-Fe(II) type oxidoreductase hxnY isoform X1; its protein translation is MVNADSLTSSLNCVDLSNPDINQSVNSLKQACLDSGFFYVVNHGISQEFMDEVFAESKKFFSLPHKEKMKLLRNEKHRGYTPVLDELLDPENQVHVGDYKEGYYIGVEVAEDDPKSHKPFYGPNRWPSSGILPKWRETMEKYHEQALEVGKKVARIIALALGLDANFFDQPKMLGEPIAILRLLHYEGRISDPTKGLFGAGAHTDYGLITLLATDEISGLQICKDRDAKPQKWEDVPPMKGAFIVNIGDMLERWSNCVFKSTLHRVLGNGKERYSIPFFLEPSHECLVECLPTCKSATNPAKFPPILCQDYLSQRYNDTHANLTIYKKQKNLQY